One window of the Pyrus communis chromosome 17, drPyrComm1.1, whole genome shotgun sequence genome contains the following:
- the LOC137723797 gene encoding uncharacterized protein isoform X3 yields MFISATPAHEQSQPFFLATRLNFEQKSSSRNQFSPPLPCCSTKEGNSVWCHFHGFELYFYINYSLKIALDDVSRFHRILEPWVMKRETVIGKKNCHQILTEVGLRNLFVPSMREGWVAKNAKQPAPKPVDMSVNSNNLVKDGARGSDAFYGGGSRSSCVTFQHPTTLI; encoded by the exons ATGTTTATATCCGCAACACCAGCTCACGAACAATCCCAACCCTTCTTCCTTGCTACTCGACTTAACTTTGAACAAAAAAGCTCCTCCAGGAATCAATTTTCTCCCCCTCTTCCTTGCTGCTCGACAAAGGAAG GAAATAGTGTTTGGTGCCATTTTCATGGATTTGAGCTGTATTTCTATATCAACTATTCCCTCAAAATCGCCCTTGACGATGTATCTAGGTTTCATCGAATTCTTGAG CCATGGGTAATGAAAAGGGAAACAGTTATTGGGAAAAAGAATTGCCACCAAATTTTGACAGAAGTGGGACTGAGAAATTTATTCGTGCCAA GTATGAGGGAAGGTTGGGTTGCGAAAAATGCAAAACAACCAGCTCCTAAACCAGTAGATATGAGCGTCAATTCCAACAATTTGGTAAAGGATGGAGCCAGAGGAAGCGATGCTTTTTACGGTGGCGGAAGCCGCTCCTCCTGTG TTACTTTTCAGCATCCGACAACACTTATATAG
- the LOC137722097 gene encoding uncharacterized protein, producing the protein MGSTGSDVFTEIGLTNWKKGPKNLQVHEGGVGSLHNKAVQQARDWMTQKQHIETFVIKQTDEARINYRTLLSASLECTRWLLGQCLPFRGHNESLKSSNRGNYLELMQFLSKHNEQVMKVVFVNAPKNLKYTSSNIKKDCVRACAIETVDAITKDMKGEAIEKFLGVQHVSSTTSSSLEEAIKRLFATTDLTLVFVAKENEDVANFFINASSLVNLIGSSCKCRDAFREKQQEQIQKALDFGNLETGKGLNQESSLMRPCDTRWNSHYGTIVSIIVMFEAEVEVVKWIKSDHNQDNLGEATRLFKDIQTFDFAFHLFLMRLILGIINELSQALQKKDQDILNVMALVAVCKQRLQSLRYDDFGDLFPDVEKFCEEHDIIVPNMEDLHFELNDRFNEVNTKLLLCMACLSPMNKFASFDKAKIVRLAQLYPQDFDRMDLMNLPIQLDNYIHDMKMHSEFSSLRGISDLAKELVKTGRCESYMLVYKFLTLVLVLPIATASVERAFSAMKIVKTPLRNKMGD; encoded by the exons ATGGGTAGCACTGGAAGTGATGTCTTCACTGAGATAGGGTTAACAAATTGGAAGAAAGGACCCAAAAATCTTCAAGTCCATGAGGGAGGTGTTGGAAGTCTTCATAACAAAGCTGTACAACAAGCTAGAGATTGgatgacacaaaaacaacacattGAAACATTTGTGATTAAGCAAACCGATGAAGCTCGCATTAATTATCGTACTTTATTGAGTGCCTCACTTGAGTGCACAAGATGGTTGTTGGGACAATGTTTGCCTTTTCGTGGCCACAATGAATCGTTGAAATCAAGCAATAGAGGTAATTATTTGGAGCTTATGCAATTTCTTTCCAAGCATAATGAACAAGTTATGAAGGTTGTGTTTGTGAATGCTCCCAAGAATCTTAAGTATACTTCttctaatattaaaaaagatTGTGTCCGTGCTTGTGCCATTGAAACTGTAGATGCAATTACTAAAGATATGAAAg GAGAAGCAATTGAAAAGTTTTTGGGTGTTCAACATGTCTCATCTACAACTAGTAGCTCACTTGAAGAGGCCATTAAGAGATTGTTTGCCACAACAGATTTGA CTCTTGTATTCGTGGCAAAGGAAAATGAGGATGTTGCCAATTTCTTCATCAATGCTAGTAGTTTGGTGAATCTTATTGGATCATCGTGTAAGTGTCGTGATGCATTTAGAGAGAAGCAACAAGAACAAATTCAGAAAGCTCTTGATTTTGGTAATCTTGAAACGGGTAAAGGGTTAAATCAAGAAAGCAGTCTCATGCGTCCATGTGATACACGGTGGAACTCACATTATGGTACTATAGTTAGTATTATTGTTATGTTTGAAGCTGAGGTGGAGGTGGTTAAATGGATTAAAAGTGATCACAACCAAGATAATCTTGGTGAAGCAACTAGGTTATTCAAAGACATACAAACTTTTGATTTTGCGTTTCACCTTTTCTTGATGAGACTTATATTGGGAATTATAAATGAGTTATCACAAGCATTGCAAAAGAAAGATCAAGATATTCTAAATGTGATGGCGTTAGTGGCAGTATGCAAGCAAAGACTACAATCCTTGAGATATGATGACTTTGGGGACTTGTTTCCTGATGTAGAAAAGTTTTGTGAGGAGCATGATATTATCGTTCCTAACATGGAGGATTTGCATTTC GAGTTGAATGATCGTTTCAATGAGGTAAACACCAAGTTGCTTCTTTGTATGGCATGTTTGAGTCCGATGAATAAGTTtgcatcttttgacaaagcaaaAATTGTTCGTTTAGCCCAACTTTATCCTCAAGATTTTGATCGTATGGACCTCATGAATCTTCCAATTCAACTTGACAATTACATTCATGATATGAAGATGCATAGTGAGTTTTCATCATTGAGAGGAATTAGTGATCTTGCAAAAGAGTTAGTGAAGACCGGGAGGTGTGAAAGCTATATGTTAGTGTATAAGTTTCTTACATTGGTTTTGGTGTTACCTATTGCAACTGCTTCGGTGGAGAGAGCTTTTtctgctatgaagattgtgaaaacaccattgcgtaacaaaatgggagattaa
- the LOC137723797 gene encoding uncharacterized protein isoform X1 yields the protein MVIIFDLCLLQDSGAFYMFISATPAHEQSQPFFLATRLNFEQKSSSRNQFSPPLPCCSTKEGNSVWCHFHGFELYFYINYSLKIALDDVSRFHRILEPWVMKRETVIGKKNCHQILTEVGLRNLFVPSMREGWVAKNAKQPAPKPVDMSVNSNNLVKDGARGSDAFYGGGSRSSCVTFQHPTTLI from the exons ATGGTGATCATATTCGATTTGTGTTTGTTACAAGACAGTGGAGCTTTCTATATGTTTATATCCGCAACACCAGCTCACGAACAATCCCAACCCTTCTTCCTTGCTACTCGACTTAACTTTGAACAAAAAAGCTCCTCCAGGAATCAATTTTCTCCCCCTCTTCCTTGCTGCTCGACAAAGGAAG GAAATAGTGTTTGGTGCCATTTTCATGGATTTGAGCTGTATTTCTATATCAACTATTCCCTCAAAATCGCCCTTGACGATGTATCTAGGTTTCATCGAATTCTTGAG CCATGGGTAATGAAAAGGGAAACAGTTATTGGGAAAAAGAATTGCCACCAAATTTTGACAGAAGTGGGACTGAGAAATTTATTCGTGCCAA GTATGAGGGAAGGTTGGGTTGCGAAAAATGCAAAACAACCAGCTCCTAAACCAGTAGATATGAGCGTCAATTCCAACAATTTGGTAAAGGATGGAGCCAGAGGAAGCGATGCTTTTTACGGTGGCGGAAGCCGCTCCTCCTGTG TTACTTTTCAGCATCCGACAACACTTATATAG
- the LOC137723797 gene encoding uncharacterized protein isoform X2 — protein sequence MVIIFDLCLLQDSGAFYMFISATPAHEQSQPFFLATRLNFEQKSSSRNQFSPPLPCCSTKEGNSVWCHFHGFELYFYINYSLKIALDDVSRFHRILEPWVMKRETVIGKKNCHQILTEVGLRNLFVPSMREGWVAKNAKQPAPKPVDMSVNSNNLVKDGARGSDAFYGGGSRSSCGKIPWGRF from the exons ATGGTGATCATATTCGATTTGTGTTTGTTACAAGACAGTGGAGCTTTCTATATGTTTATATCCGCAACACCAGCTCACGAACAATCCCAACCCTTCTTCCTTGCTACTCGACTTAACTTTGAACAAAAAAGCTCCTCCAGGAATCAATTTTCTCCCCCTCTTCCTTGCTGCTCGACAAAGGAAG GAAATAGTGTTTGGTGCCATTTTCATGGATTTGAGCTGTATTTCTATATCAACTATTCCCTCAAAATCGCCCTTGACGATGTATCTAGGTTTCATCGAATTCTTGAG CCATGGGTAATGAAAAGGGAAACAGTTATTGGGAAAAAGAATTGCCACCAAATTTTGACAGAAGTGGGACTGAGAAATTTATTCGTGCCAA GTATGAGGGAAGGTTGGGTTGCGAAAAATGCAAAACAACCAGCTCCTAAACCAGTAGATATGAGCGTCAATTCCAACAATTTGGTAAAGGATGGAGCCAGAGGAAGCGATGCTTTTTACGGTGGCGGAAGCCGCTCCTCCTGTGGTAAGATCCCGTGGGGTAGATTTTAA